TCGTAGGAAGGGCCCTGGGACGCATAGCGCCCCCGGGCCCTTCTGTCGTACGGCTGCGTGCAGCGCCCCTTAAGGGGCGCGGGGAACTGCGCGAGCAACCACACACAACCCGCGGCCACCCACTGACCAGCGGAGCTACGGCGAGAAATCCGCCCCACCCAGCGGAGCGCATGCGCTGACAGCGAACACCCGCTGAACCGGGATTGCAGCGCAGGGCCACCGCGTTAGGGTCCATGAATATGAGGGCAGGGGAGCCCCCGTTGCCCGCAGAAGACGTAAGACGGCCCGGCGCCGTCGTAAGACGAGCAGGTGGATACGTGACGAATCTGATGCCCTCCGCCGCCGGCGAGCCTTCCATCGGTGGTGGCCTCGGCGACCAGGTCTACAACCGGCTGCTCAACGAGCGGATCATCTTCCTCGGCCAGCCGGTCGACGACGACATCGCGAACAAGATCACCGCGCAGTTGCTGCTCCTTGCCGCTGACCCGGAAAAGGACATCTACCTCTACATCAACAGCCCCGGCGGCTCGATCACGGCCGGTATGGCGATCTACGACACCATGCAGTACATCAAGAACGACGTGGTGACCATCGCCATGGGCCTCGCCGCCTCCATGGGCCAGTTCCTGCTCAGCGCGGGCACCCCCGGCAAGCGCTTCGCGCTGCCGAACGCCGAGATCCTGATCCACCAGCCCTCCGCGGGCCTGGCCGGCTCGGCCTCCGACATCAAGATCCACGCCGAGCGGCTGCTGCACACCAAGAAGCGCATGGCCGAGCTCACGGCGCAGCACACCGGTCAGACGATCGAGCAGATCACCCGGGACTCGGACCGCGACCGCTGGTTCGACGCCCACGAGGCCAAGGAGTACGGCCTCATCGACGACGTGATGGAAACGGCCGCCGGTATGCCGGGCGGCGGCGGCACCGGGGCCTGAGGCCCCAGTACAGCCCCCAGCCGACCGCCTCAGCCCCTAGGAGACAGACAGTGAACGACTTCCCCGCCAACGGCCTGTACGACCGTACGCGCGCCGAGTACGCGGGCCCCGTGGCCGAGTCCCGGTACGTCATCCCGCGCTTCGTCGAGCGCACCTCGCAGGGCATCCGCGAGTACGACCCGTACGCGAAGCTGTTCGAGGAGCGCGTGATCTTCCTCGGCGTGCAGATCGACGACGCCTCCGCGAACGACGTCATGGCGCAGCTGCTGTGCCTGGAGTCGATGGACCCCGACCGGGACATCTCGGTCTACATCAACAGCCCCGGCGGCTCCTTCACCGCGCTCACGGCCATCTACGACACGATGCAGTTCGTGAAGCCGGACATCCAGACGGTCTGCATGGGCCAGGCGGCCTCCGCCGCCGCCATCCTGCTGGCCGCCGGCACGCCCGGCAAGCGCATGGCCCTGCCGAACGCCCGTGTGCTGATCCACCAGCCGTACAGCGAGACGGGCCGCGGTCAGGTCTCCGACCTGGAGATCGCCGCCAACGAGATCCTGCGGATGCGCTCGCAGCTGGAGGAGATGCTGGCCAAGCACTCCACCACGCCGATCGAGAAGATCCGCGAGGACATCGAGCGCGACAAGATCCTCACGGCCGAGGACGCGCTCTCGTACGGGCTGATCGACCAGATCATCTCCACCCGGAAGATGAACAACGCCGACGTTCGCTGACGCGGACCGGTAGTGTCTGCTGCCCCTTGGCACGGTTTGGGACGGTGCACGTCAAAGTGAACCGCGCCAAGGGGGGCCCGAACGGGGGGCCAGGCAAGGTACCGTCGGACATAAGGCAGCACCAGGAGCCGCTGGATTCGAAAACGTCCAGTCGTCTCCACGGCGAAGGGGAAGCACACCGTGGCACGCATCGGTGACGGCGGCGATCTGCTCAAGTGCTCGTTCTGCGGCAAGAGCCAGAAGCAGGTCAAGAAGCTCATCGCAGGCCCTGGTGTGTACATCTGCGACGAGTGCATCGATCTCTGCAACGAGATCATCGAGGAAGAACTCGCGGAGACCAGTGAGGTCCGCTGGGAGGAACTGCCCAAACCACGCGAGATCTACGAGTTCCTCGAGGGGTACGTGGTCGGCCAGGAGGCGGCGAAGAAGGCCCTCTCCGTCGCCGTCTACAACCACTACAAGCGCGTCCAGGCAGGCGAGAACGGCGGCGGTCAAAGCCGCGAGGACGCCATCGAGTTGGCGAAGTCCAACATCCTGCTGCTGGGCCCCACGGGCTCCGGCAAGACCCTGCTGGCGCAGACCCTGGCCCGCATGCTGAACGTCCCGTTCGCCATCGCCGACGCGACGGCGCTCACGGAGGCGGGATACGTCGGCGAGGACGTCGAGAACATCCTGCTGAAGCTGATCCAGGCGGCCGACTACGACGTCAAGAAAGCCGAGACCGGGATCATCTACATCGACGAGATCGACAAGGTCGCGCGGAAGAGTGAAAACCCGTCGATCACCCGGGACGTCAGCGGTGAGGGCGTCCAGCAGGCCCTGCTGAAGATCCTGGAAGGCACGACGGCCTCGGTCCCGCCGCAGGGCGGCCGCAAGCACCCGCACCAGGAGTTCATCCAGATCGACACGACGAACGTCCTGTTCATCGTGGGCGGCGCGTTCGCCGGTCTGGAGAAGATCATCGAGTCCCGGGCCGGCGCCAAGGGCATCGGCTTCGGCGCGACGATCCGCTCCAAGCGCGAGCTGGAGGCCAAGGACCAGTTCGAGGACGTCATGCCCGAGGACCTGGTCAAGTTCGGCATGATCCCGGAGTTCATCGGCCGCCTCCCGGTCATCACGAGCGTGCACAACCTGGACCGGGAAGCCCTCCTCCAGATCCTCATCGAGCCCCGCAACGCACTCGTCAAGCAGTACCAGCGCCTCTTCGAACTCGACGGCGTGGAACTCGACTTCGAGCGCGAGGCCTTGGAGGCCATCGCCGACCAGGCCATCCTCCGCCAGACCGGCGCGCGCGGCCTGCGCGCCATCATGGAGGAGGTCCTGATGTCGGTGATGTACGAGGTGCCGTCGCGGAAGGACGTGGCGAGGGTCGTCATCACGGCGGACGTCGTCCACTCGAACGTGAACCCGACGCTGATTCCGCGGGATGCGCGGGGTCGGGGGTCGGGGGAGCAGAAGACGGCGTAAGCGGCTCCTGTACAAGCGAAGAGGGTGTCCGGCGAGTCTCGCCGGACACCCTCTTCTTAGATGCGGCCCCTCGTCTAGGCGTACGGGTTGGTGACCGCACTCGTGTAGCAAGAAGCTAGTAGACTGCTGCCTTCGAAGACACCGACTTGGGCCCGTGCCGCGATGATCCCGTTGCTGTCGGTGGCTGACGTCCCGTAAGTGATGCCTGAGCCGTTGCCACCATAGTTCCTGTGCCACGACCAGTAGTGATCATTGTTGTCGCGCGTCACGGTGTGCAGGCGGATTCCTACCGAATGCCCATCGGCATCTATGTCTTTGACGTAGAGCGCCAGGGCCGAGATGGTGTTCTTTCCTCCCCATGTCACATCTGCGTAGCCATAAGCCCTGAAGTCCGGAATGAGGTATGCATTGCAGCCGCTCGTGGTGGCGGCTGAGGCCGGTGCTGATGACAGCGAAACGGCGAGTGCGGCTGCGGTTGCAGCAGCGACCAAGCCTGCCCGGTGGAGCACTATTCCCCCATGGTGAGTTTGCGTGAACCTGTCAGGGGAATTTTGTCCAAGAGTTGATCATTGTGCACCACATTTTGATCGGGTGTGACCTGGATCTCGGAGTGTGAGCGCGTGGGAACTGTGTCGTACGCGCTGGGCAATGGCATCCGGGATGCTGGGGAGTGTGTCAACGTCCCGGCCTACGGGCGGCGTGCTATGCCTTGTCGCGCACTTCCTTGCGGACCTTAGCCGTCAGTTCAGCCGCACTCTCCAGGTCGGCGCCCTTGCAGGCCATCGCACTCGCCATGTCGACGTGAATGATCACGCCCAGGGTGCTGTGGTCGCCCCAGATGCCGACCGACAGGACCAGCGAAGATCGAAAGCGAGTCCAACGAACGGCCGGGATGCGGCGACAGGGTGAGCACCCATGCCCTGGCGAAGCCGGCGTGCGTCACTCGACCGACGCCCGCCTCCCTTGCGACGCGCAGCATTAGGCTTTGACGACGGCCTCCACGAGAAGAACGCGTAGCGCCGCGCCGTCCCACACGCCTGGTACGCGCAGAGGGCCCCGAGCTGATCGGCTCGGGGCCCTCTTGGGTGCTCGTGTCCGGTGTTGCTACGCCTTCGTGCGCGTGGCCTTGTACACCTTCACGGCCTCCGCCGCGGCCTCCTCGACCGTGGACGTCTGCCCGCCCTTCAGGGCCTTGGTCATATCGACGGCCTGCACCAGGCCGAGCGTGCTGTAGTCGGCCCAGACGCATGAGGGCACCTCGAAGCTGCTCGGTGCTCCGGGCTGGGGGTCGCTGTTGGTGAACTTCACCGTTTGGCACTTCATCAGGGCACCCTCGAACCCGTCCGGCTCGACTGGCTCGGGGTCACCGATCAGCTCGGTCTTCGTCTTGGAGCCGCTCTCCTTGTCCGAGAACTTTTTCTCGGCCAGCGCGAAGTACCCGTCGATGGCGGCATCGGGGTCGGAGATGTCGCCGTAGTAGCCCTCGAAGCTCATGGCCTGGCCGGTGGGGATGGTGCTGTCGCCGGACGAGGTGGAGTAACTGGCCTGGGCGCGGTGCGCGCCCTGGATTCCGATCGACTCCGCGTCCTTCTTGTCTTCACCGGTCAGGGCGCCTTCCTTCGCGCCGGGCGAGGACTTCTTGTACTCGCCGATGGTCGACGGAAGCGTCAGCTTGTAGCCCTTGGTGTCTTCCGAGACGGCGCTGTTGCCCGCACCACCGCCTACGCCGAGCACGAAGTACGCCCCAACGCCGATCGCAACCACGACGGCCACCGCGCCGATGATCAGGCCGGTCTTCTTGTTGCCGCCACCCGGAGCCGGCGGCTGCGGCATCCCGTAGGGGGCCTGGCCGTAGGGCGGCTGCTGGCCATATCCGGGCTGCTGGCCGTACGGCTGCTGGGGCGCAACGCCCTGTGGCGGCTGCTGGGGGTAGCCGTACCCCGGCTGGGGCTGGGCCGGAGGAGCCTGCTGGGGGTAGCCATAGCCGGGCTGGGGCGCCTGCGGCTGCTGGCCGTACGGACCCGGCTGGCCGTACGGTCCGGGCTGCTGGGGCTGCCCGCCGTACGGGCCCGGCTGGTTGTAGCTCATTTCTGGGTTCCCCTCCAGATGCTTATGTGTTCCTGACATCCTGGCGCAGACACAGACAACGCACGGCATCGGGGTGCCCACCGTTACAGAAGAATCGCGTTTCGGGACACGCCCGGGACACCCCTAAACTGAGCGCGTGACCGAGAACGCTCAGCAGCAGCCACCAGCGCCCGACACCGAACTGCCGACCCAGTACGCGCCGGCCGACGTAGAGGGGCCGCTGTACGAGCGCTGGGTAGAGCGGGGTTACTTCGAGGCGGACGAGAAGAGCGACAAGCCGCCGTACACGATCGTCATTCCGCCGCCGAACGTCACGGGCTCGCTCCACCTCGGGCACGCCTTCGAGCACACCCTCATCGACGCCCTCACGCGCCGCAAGCGCATGCAGGGTTACGAGACGCTGTGGCAGCCCGGCATGGACCACGCCGGTATCGCCACACAGAACGTCGTCGAGCGTGAGCTCGGCAAGGAGGGCAAGTCCCGGCACGACCTGGGCCGGGAGGCGTTCGTCGAGCGGGTCTGGCAGTGGAAGGCCGAGTCCGGTGGGCAGATCAGCGGCCAGATGCGCCGCCTCGGTGACGGCGTCGCGTGGTCGCGCGAGCGCTTCACCATGGACGAGGGCCTCTCCCAGGCCGTCCAGACCATCTTCAAGCGGCTCTACGACGACGAGCTGATCTACCGCGCCGAGCGCATCATCAACTGGTGCCCCCGGTGTCTTACGGCCATCTCCGACATCGAGGTCGAGTACCAGGACGACGACGGCGAGCTCGTCTCCATCCGGTACGGCGACGGCGACGACTCCATCGTCGTGGCGACGACCCGCGCCGAGACGATGCTCGGTGACACCGCCGTCGCCGTCCACCCCGAGGACGAGCGCTACCGCCACCTCGTCGGACGTGACATCGAGCTGCCGCTCACCGGCCGCCGTATCCCCGTCGTCGCCGACGAGCACGTCGACCCCGAGTTCGGCACCGGGGCCGTCAAGGTCACCCCGGCGCACGACCCGAACGACTTCGAGATCGGCCAGCGGCACAGCCTGCCGTCCCTGACCATCATGGACGAGCACGCGGTCATCACCGCCCACGGTCCCTTCCAGGGCCTGGACCGCCTGGAGGCCCGCTCGGCCATCGTCGGCGCGCTGCGCGCCGAGGGCCGGATCGTCGCGGAGAAGCGGCCGTACGTCCACTCGGTCGGCCACTGCTCGCGCTGCAAGACCACCATCGAGCCGCGCCTGTCCATGCAGTGGTGGGTCAAGGTCGGCCCGCTGGCGAAGGCGGCCGGTGACGCGGTCCGCGACGGCAAGGTCAAGATCCATCCGCAGGAGATGGAGAAGCGGTACTTCGACTGGGTCGATAACCTCCACGACTGGTGTATTTCGCGGCAGTTGTGGTGGGGCCACCGCATTCCGGTCTGGTACGGCCCGGAGGGCGAAGTCGTCTGCGTCGGCCCCGACGAGGAGCCGCCGAGCGGTGAGGGCTGGCGTCAGGACACCGACGTCCTCGACACCTGGTTCTCCTCCGGCCTGTGGCCCTTCTCGACCCTCGGCTGGCCCGAACAGAACCGAGTCGCTCGCGAAGTTCTACCCGAACTCCGTCCTGGTCACCGGCTACGACATCCTCTTCTTCTGGGTCGCCCGGATGATGATGTTCGGCCTGTACGCGATGGACGGCACCCCGCCGTTCCACACCATCGCCCTGCACGGCATGGTCCGCGACCAGTTCGGCAAGAAGATGTCGAAGTCCTTCGGCAACGCGGTCAACCCGCTGGACTGGATGGACAAGTACGGCAGCGACGCGCTCCGCTTCACCCTCGCCCGCGGCGCCAACCCGGGCGTCGACGTCCCGATCGGCGAGGACTGGGTCCAGGGCTCCCGCAACTTCGCCAACAAGATCTGGAACGCCACGCGCTTCGCGCTGATGAACGGCGCGACGGTGGACGGGCCCCTGCCGGACCCGTCGAAGATGTCGTCGACGGACCGCTGGATTCTGTCGAGGCTGAACTCGGTCGTTGCCGAAGTCGACGCGTTCTACGACGACTTCCAGTTCGCCAAGCTGTCGGACGCGCTGTTCCACTTCGCGTGGGACGAGGTCTTCGACTGGTACGTCGAGCTGTCCAAGACGACGTTCCAGGCGGGCGGCGAGGCGGCCGAGGTCAGCAAGCGCGTCCTGGGCGAGGTCCTCGACGTCACCCTCAAGCTGCTGCACCCGGTGGTCCCGTTCGTCACGGAGACCCTGTGGACCACCCTCACGGGCGGCGAGTCGGTCGTGATCGCCGACTGGCCGAAGGACAGTGGCTTCAGGGACTCGGCGGCAGAGCAGGAGATCGCCGTTCTCCAGCAGGTCATCACCGAGGTCCGCCGCTTCCGCGCCGACCAGGGCCTGCAGCCGGGCCAGCGCGTCCCGGCCCGCCTGACCCTGGACGGCACCGCACTCGCCCCGCACGAGCCGGCCATCCGCCAGCTGCTGCGCCTCCAGCCGGAGGGCGATGCCTTCACGGCCACGGCGACGCTGCCGGTGGCGGGCGCGGAGGTCGCCCTGGACCTGTCCGGCGCGATCGATGTCGCGGCGGAGCGCAAGCGCCTCGCGAAGGACCTGGCGGCGGCCGAGAAGGAGAAGGCCCAGGCCACGGCCAAGCTCGGCAACGAGGCGTTCCTGGCGAAGGCGCCGGACCAGGTGGTGGAGAAGATCCGCGGCCGGCTGGCGAAGGCGGACGAGGACATCGCGCGGATTGCCGCGCAGCTGGAGCGGCTGCCGCAGGCGTAGGAGTTTTTACGGCTGTGAAGGCCCCCGGTGCTTGCTGGCGCCGGGGGCTTTCGCCGACCTTTGGGGGCGCGGGGCTGTATCGATATGCGGCTCCGCCGCGTGGGCCCTGGGCGCACTGTCAGTCCCCCTCCGTAGACTGGCCCCGTGAGCGACCAGAACGAGCCCGACCCCCTCGACCCCTTCGAAGAGATCATCGCGGCCGAGACCGACCGCGACCCCGACCTCGCGGTCATCGAGGCCGGCAGCCGCACCCTGCGCACCCAGGGCGGAGCCCCGAGCGCAGACGTGCCCGCGCGCCCCGAGGACCCCGAGGTCGACAAGGCGTTGCGCGAGGTCGAGGCGGAGCTCGCCACCCGCTGGGGCGAGACCAAGCTGGAGCCGTCGGTCAGCCGCATCGCCGCGCTCATGGACGTGCTGGGCGAGCCGCAGCGGTCGTACCCCTCGATCCACATCACCGGCACCAACGGCAAGACGTCGATCGCCCGCATGATCGAGGCACTCCTCGGCGCCTTCGAGCTGCGCACCGGCCGCTACACCTCACCGCACGTCCAGTCGATCACCGAGCGGATCAGCCTGGACGGCGCCGCGATCTCCGCCGAGCGCTTCATCGAGACGTACAGCGACATCAAGCCGTACATCGAGATGGTCGACGCTTCGCAGGAGTACCGGCTGTCCTTCTTCGAGGTGCTCACGGGCATGGCGTACGCCGCCTTCGCCGACGCGCCCGTCGATGTCGCCGTCGTGGAAGTGGGCATGGGCGGCTCCTGGGACGCCACGAACGTCATCGACGGTGATGTCGCCGTCGTGACGCCCATAGACCTCGACCACACCGACCGGCTCGGCGAAACTCCCGGCGAGATCGCCGCCGAGAAGGCCGGGATCGTCAAGCAGGACGCCACCGTGATCATGGCTCAGCAGCCGGTGGACGCGGCGCAGGTGCTGCTGAAGAAGGCCGTCGAGGTCGACGCGACCGTGGCCCGGGAGGGGCTCGAGTTCGGCGTCGTGTCGCGGCAGGTCGCCGTCGGCGGGCAGTTGGTGACCCTGCGCGGGCTGGGCGGTGAGTACACCGAGGTGTATCTGCCGCTGCACGGCGCGCACCAGGCGCACAACGCCGCCGTCGCTCTCGCCGCCGTGGAGGCCTTCTTCGGTGTCGGTGCCGCGCGGGCCGAGCCGCTCGACATCGACACCGTCCGCAAGGCGTTCGCCGCCGTCGCCTCGCCGGGGCGGATGGAGGTCGTACGGCGGTCGCCGACCGTCGTGCTCGACGCGGCCCACAACCCGGCCGGCGCGCGGGTCACCGCCGAGGCGGTCGGGGAGGCCTTCGACTTCAGCCGGCTGATCGGGGTCGTGGGCGCGAGCGGCGACAAGAACGTGCGGGGGCTGCTGGAGGCCTTCGAGCCGATCTTCGCCGAGGTCGTCGTCACGCAGAACTCCTCGCACCGCGCGATGGACGCCGACGAACTCGCCGCCATCGCCGTCGAGGTGTTCGGTGACGAACGCGTGCAGGTCGAGCCTCGGTTGCCGGACGCCCTGGAGGCCGCGATCACGCTGGCCGAGGAGGAGGGCGAGTTCGCGGGCGGCGGTGTGCTGGTCACCGGGTCCGTCATCACGGTCGGCGAAGCCCGGCTGCTGCTGGGGAAGGGCTGAGTCCAAGGATGCGTACGCTCTGTTCCTCGACTCTGATCGGCGAGTTCTTCGTCATCGGCTTCGCCGGTCTGGTCGCCATGAAGGATCCCGACCTGTCCATGTCGACGGTGTGGACGGTCAGCGGCATCGCGATGTTCCTGTGCGTGCTGCTGTGCGGCCTGGTGACCCGGCCCGGCGGCGTCGCCCTCGGCTGGGCTCTGCAGATCGCCCTCATCGCCTCCGGTTTCATCGTCCCGACGATGTTCTTCCTGGGCGCGATCTTCGCGGCGCTGTGGTGGGCGTCGGTGCACTACGGCCGGAAGGTCGACGAGGCGAAGGCGAGATTCGCGGCGCAGGCCGGCGAAGGCAGCCCGTCCGGCGCCTGAATACGCCTGAATGCCCCTGAGCGCAAGCTGACACTGCGTAACAAGCTCCTGGACACGCCCTGTAACCTCGTCCCACCGCACTACCGGCAGTAAGAAGGAGCCCTCCTGTGAGCCAGCGCACCCTCGTCCTCCTCAAGCCCGACGCCGTCCGTCGAGGCCTGACCGGCGAGATCATCAGCCGTATCGAGCGCAAGGCCGGCTGGCAGATCACCGCGCTGGAGCTGCGCACGCTGGACCAGGAGACGCTGGAGCAGCACTACGGCGAGCACAAGGGCAAGCCCTTCTACGAGCCGCTGGTGGAGTTCATGGCCTCCGGCCCGGTCGTCGCCCTGATCGTCGAGGGCGAGCGGGTCATCGAGGGGCTGCGTCAGCTCGCGGGCCCGACCGACCCGATCGCCGCAGCGCCTGGCTCCATCCGCGGTGACTACGGTGTGATCGTCCGCGAGAACCTCATCCACGCCTCCGACTCCGAGGAGTCCGCCGAGCGCGAGGTGAAGATCTTCTTTCCGGGCCGGGCGTAGCGCCTGCGGCGGTTGAACCGAAAGGGTGTGGGGACTGAAGTCTCCACACCCGAGTGCATATGCGCGGCGATCGAGGGAACGAGTGCCCCCGATGGCCCGTCTCCACAAGCGGGGCGACTCGCCATCTGATGACAATGGCGAAGACCCTCCCGCAGTGTTCGCGAAGGCGCGTCTACGATGGAACCCTTCACGTCACAGCACCCACTTCGCCGACCTGAAAAGCCATCAAAAGCTCCCAGGAAGGCCAGACGAATCCTGATGGGGAACTCAATGTCGTTCATCGGCCGTGACATGGCTGTCGACCTCGGGACCGCCAACACGCTGGTGTACGTCAGGGGTCGCGGGATCGTACTCAACGAGCCGTCCGTCGTCGCGATCAACACCAACACCGGTGGCATCCTCGCGGTCGGTGCCGAAGCGAAGAAGATGATCGGGCGCACGCCCGGCAACATCGTTGCCGTACGTCCGCTGAAGGACGGCGTGATCGCCGACTTCGAGATCACCGAGCGGATGCTCCGCTACTTCATTCTGAAGATCCACAAGCGGCGGTATCTGGCTCGTCCGCGGGTCGTCGTCTGTGTGCCCTCCGGCATCACCGGCGTCGAGCGCCGCGCCGTCATCGAGGCGTCGTCCCAGGCCGGCGCCCGCCAAGTGCACATCATCGAGGAGCCCATGGCCGCGGCCATCGGCTCCGGCCTGCCGGTCCACGAGGCCACGGGCAACATGGTGGTCGACATCGGCGGCGGCACCACGGAGGTCGCGGTCATCTCCCTCGGCGGCATCGTCACCGCCCAGTCCATCCGCGTCGCGGGCGACGAGCTGGACAACGCGATCATCCAGCACATCAAGAAGGAGTACTCCCTTCTGCTGGGTGAGCGGACGGCCGAGCAGATCAAGATCACGATCGGTTCGGCGTACGACCTCGACGCAGACGAACACACCGAAATCCGCGGCCGGGACCTCGTCTCCGGTCTGCCGAAGACCGTCGTCATCTCCGCGGCCGAAGTGCGCAAGGCCATCGAGGAACCGGTCAACGCCATCGTCGACGCGGTGAAGACGACCCTCGACAAGTGCCCGCCGGAATTGTCCGGCGACATCATGGACCGAGGAATCGTTCTGACCGGCGGCGGCGCCCTGCTGCGCGGCCTCGACGAGCGACTGCGCCGCGAGACCGGCATGCCGATCCACATCGCCGAGGACCCGCTGGACAGCGTGGCGCTCGGCTCCGGCAAGTGCGTCGAGGAGTTCGAGGCGTTGCAGCAGGTGCTGGACGCCCAGCCGCGCAGATGACGTAACTCTTCGATTCCGCCGTACGGGATGATCTCCTCTCGTACGGCGGATCGTTGATATAGAGGCATAAGCTCCCCGAAGAGCCTCGAAACCTTCGCAGACAAACTCCGTATACAGAACCCTTCGGGTTTCCCAGGGGTTTCCGCAATTCCTATGAGGAAGGGCACGGCCGCCGCACGTGAGGGACACACGAGAGAGCCGGCTGCTCCTGGTGCTGCTGATCGCCATCGCGTTCGCGCTGATCACGGTGGACATCCGCGGTGGTGAGGATTCCCCTGTCGACGGCGCCCGGTCCGCCGCCGCCACGGTCTTCGGCCCGATCGAGAACGGCGTCTCCTCGGCGGTCGACCCGGTCGGCAACGCGGTCGCCGCGATCCGCGACTCCGGCGAGCGCCACGACCGGCTCGCCCGGCTGGAACAGGAGAACGCCGCCCTCAAGGCGAAGCTCGGCAGCGACGACCGCGACCGCAGCCGACTGCGGCAGCTGGACAAGATGCTGAAGATCGCGGGCCAGGGCCAGTACGGCATCAAGGGCGCCGAGGTCATCGCCATAGGAGCGGCCCAGGGCTTCTCCTGGACGATCACCATCGACGCCGGCGCGAACGACGGCATCCAGCGCGACATGACCGTCCTGAACGGGGACGGGCTGGTCGGGCGGGTCACCACCGTCGGCCCGAACACCGCGACCGTGCTCCTAGCCAACGACCCCGACTTCACCGTCGGCACCCGCATGGAGGCCAGCGACGAGCTCGGCTTCGCCTCCGGCCAGGGCGACCGGCCGCTGCGCGTCGAACTCCTCAACGGCAAGGCCGAGGTGAAGAAGGGCGACCGTCTCGTCACCTTCGGCTCCCAGGCCGACAAGCCCTTCGTGCCCGGCGTCCCCGTCGGCGTCGTCTCCCGCGTCGACCCGTCCGGCGGCAACCTCACCCGCACCCTGTACGTCACGCCGTACGTCGGCTTCAGCAAGCTCGACATCGTCGGCGTCGTCGTCCAGGCCCCGACAAAGGACCCGCGCGACACGGTGCTCCCCGACAAACCCGAGCCGACCCCCACGCCTACCGTGACGGTGACCGTCACGCCGTCCGGCGTGCCCCCGGTCGACGGCCAGTCCCAGTACGAGCAAGAGCAGTAGGAGCTGAAGCCACATGCGCGTCAACCGGATCCTGCTCTCCTCCGCCCTGGTCGTCGTCGCCCTGGTGCTCCAGGTGAGCGTCCTCGCCCGCCTCCACCTCCCGGGCGCCGTCCCCGACCTGCTGCTCCTCACGGTCCTGGGCCTCGCCATGGTCTACGGCCATGTCGGCGGCGCCCTCGTCGGCTTCGGCGCCGGCCTGCTCGCCGACCTCGCCCCGCCCGCCGACCACGCCGCCGGCCGCTATGCGCTGGTGCTGTGCGTGATCGGCTACCTCGCCGGGCTCGTCAAGCCGGACAACGGCCGGCTCAAGTCGGCCACCGGACCGATGGTGGTCGTGGTCGTCGCCGCGATCGGAGCGACTCTGCTGTACGCCGGTGTCGGCGCCCTCGTCGGCGACACCGCAGCCCGCCATGTCGGGCTCGGCAGCCTGCTGTTCACTGCCGCGCTGTACGACCTGCTGCTGGCGCCGTTCGTGGTGCCCGGGATCATGGCGCTGGCCCGGCGCGCGGAGAACGACCCGCTCGCCGAGACCAACTCCCAGGCGAAGAAGCCCAGCATCTCCTCGGGCTGGCTCTCCGGCGGTACCGGCCTGCGCATCGGCGGCCAGCGCGGCGGGCTCAGCGGGATGAGGAACGGTCTGAAGACGAAGGCCGGGCGGGCGCGGACGGCGCGCGCCGGGCGCATCAAGGGGGTCAAGCGGCTGTGAGGGCAGCGGAGTTCACCGGAACGAGTGAGCCCATGTGGAACCCGGCCTCACGGCCCCTTCGTTCACCACTCGTACACACACAGCCGTATCCGCACTGGCACTCGCACTGAGAGGGGGAGGCAGCAGCAGTGACCAACATCCCCGAGACCGGCCGGACGCCACGCGTCCAGATCCGGCTCATCGTCATCCAAGTCCTCGTCCTCTCCCTCCTCGGCACCCTCGGCGGGCGCCTGTGGTACCTGCAGATCCGCGAGGGCGACGCCTACGCCAAGGAGGCGTCCGGCAAC
Above is a window of Streptomyces sp. DT2A-34 DNA encoding:
- a CDS encoding rod shape-determining protein is translated as MSFIGRDMAVDLGTANTLVYVRGRGIVLNEPSVVAINTNTGGILAVGAEAKKMIGRTPGNIVAVRPLKDGVIADFEITERMLRYFILKIHKRRYLARPRVVVCVPSGITGVERRAVIEASSQAGARQVHIIEEPMAAAIGSGLPVHEATGNMVVDIGGGTTEVAVISLGGIVTAQSIRVAGDELDNAIIQHIKKEYSLLLGERTAEQIKITIGSAYDLDADEHTEIRGRDLVSGLPKTVVISAAEVRKAIEEPVNAIVDAVKTTLDKCPPELSGDIMDRGIVLTGGGALLRGLDERLRRETGMPIHIAEDPLDSVALGSGKCVEEFEALQQVLDAQPRR
- the mreC gene encoding rod shape-determining protein MreC; the encoded protein is MRDTRESRLLLVLLIAIAFALITVDIRGGEDSPVDGARSAAATVFGPIENGVSSAVDPVGNAVAAIRDSGERHDRLARLEQENAALKAKLGSDDRDRSRLRQLDKMLKIAGQGQYGIKGAEVIAIGAAQGFSWTITIDAGANDGIQRDMTVLNGDGLVGRVTTVGPNTATVLLANDPDFTVGTRMEASDELGFASGQGDRPLRVELLNGKAEVKKGDRLVTFGSQADKPFVPGVPVGVVSRVDPSGGNLTRTLYVTPYVGFSKLDIVGVVVQAPTKDPRDTVLPDKPEPTPTPTVTVTVTPSGVPPVDGQSQYEQEQ
- the mreD gene encoding rod shape-determining protein MreD; this translates as MRVNRILLSSALVVVALVLQVSVLARLHLPGAVPDLLLLTVLGLAMVYGHVGGALVGFGAGLLADLAPPADHAAGRYALVLCVIGYLAGLVKPDNGRLKSATGPMVVVVVAAIGATLLYAGVGALVGDTAARHVGLGSLLFTAALYDLLLAPFVVPGIMALARRAENDPLAETNSQAKKPSISSGWLSGGTGLRIGGQRGGLSGMRNGLKTKAGRARTARAGRIKGVKRL